The DNA sequence AAGAAAACAGTGAAAGAGACTAATAAAGCTGAGTTTAAAAAGTCAAATTTCTTTCCTTTTCGTCCTTTACGCTTTTTCTTTGATTTCTTAGCCATTTCTTCTGATACCTCCTTCTTCAGGTCAGACATCACCATCGTTTTTTCAAGTGCCTCATCTTTTATACTTTCACTTAGAAGAGGCTCATCGACACGCTCAGTTGTTAACGCTGAGTTTAAATCAATTAATAATTCATCAACACTGTGGTATCGATCGCTTGGTAGCTTGCAGGTACAACGACTAATAATGTTATCTAAACTATTCGGTAATTCCTCTTTGACTAGCTTGATTGAAGGCATTTCTGCTTCTAAATGTTGAAGGGCAATATTAACCGCACCTTCTCCTTTAAAAGGCACATCTCCCGTTAATAATTCATATAAAATAATTCCTAACGCATAAATATCTGAGCGCTCAGTTGCTAAATTTCCACGTGCTAATTCCGGTGCTAAATAATGAACCGAACCCATAATCGTGTTCGTTTGTGTCATATCTGCCTCATTACTTGAAAGAGCAATTCCGAAATCAGTAATTTTTACAACTTGATCATCAGTAATCATAATATTTTGCGATTTAAGATCGCGATGAATGATATTGTTTTGATGAGCATATAAAACCCCCTCAGCTAATTGTGTCATAATATGAATCACTGTTTGAGGTTCTAACGCTCCATGTTCACGTAAATAATCTTTCAATGTTTTTCCTTTAACATATTCCATGACAATAAACGGCTGTTGCTTATAATCACCAACTGTATAAACATGAACGATGTTCGGATGATCCAAATTAATCACTTGTGCTGATTCACGTTTAAATCGTTTAATGAAACGTTCATCTTTCGAAAGCTCATATCGTAACATTTTAATCGCTACATGTCGTTTTAGTGTACGGTCATACGCTAAATAAACATTAGCCATTCCACCATCACCAATTAGCATCTTAATGTCATAGCGCGAATTAATCGTTGTTCCGATAATCATAAAGAGTCACTCCCTTCGAGGCGTTCGCATAAAGCCACTGATATATTATCTTTTCCTCCATTACGATTCGCCACTTCAATCAGTAAATTTACTTTTTCTTCTGTTGACGTTTGTTTGCTTAAAATAGCAAGAATCTCTTGATCATCTACCATCGATGTTAACCCGTCTGTACAAAGTAAGATGGCATCTAATTGATAATGCTCTAACACAAGATAATCAAATTTCAATTCTTTATTCACCCCAAGAGCATTCATAATAATATTACGATGTGGATGATTTTTTGCTTCTTGTTCAGATAGTTTTCCTTCTTCGACTAGTTTACGAACGAAGGTATGATCCTTTGTAATCTGTCTTAATTGGTGATGGGATAAAAGATAAGCTCGACTATCCCCAATATGTGCAAATGCGATAAAAGACTTAGTCATCACAGTTACAATAGCTGTCGTTCCCATTCCATGTGAGATATGATGATCTTCAATATACGTCAAGATATCTTGATTTACTTGATGTAAAATCTTCTTTAACCATTTTCTCAATATTTCTGAGTCATCAAATGTTAAGTCCTCATTAAAGTATTGCTCGATTGTTTTTAATACCATGGCACTTGCGACTTCTCCCGCTTCATGCCCTCCCATGCCATCGGCTACTACAATAATTGAGCAATGTTGATTTTTATAAATTTTAACAGCATCTTCGTTATGTGGTCGGATTTTTCCGACATCAGTCTTATAACACATCTGGTCAAACATTCTATAAAGCCCCCTCTTTAGCTCTTAACTGTCCACAAGCCGCGTCGATGTCACTTCCTAACTCGCGTCGAACAGTTGCATTAATCCCACGTTTTTTTAATGTCTTCTCAAATTGTTCAATATGTTCAATTGGTGTACGATCAAACCCACGTTCCGGTACATAATTCACCGGAATTAAATTGACGTGACAATTCATTCCTTTTAATAAGTCCGCTAATTTTGTTGCACATTCTACTGTATCATTGACATTTTTAATTAATCCATATTCAAAAGTGATACGACGATGTGTTTTATTTACATAAAACTTCGCCGCTTCCATTAACTTTTCTAATGGATAAGCACGGTTAATTGGCATTAATTGCGTACGCAATTCATCGGTTGGTGCATGTAATGAAATCGCAAATGAAACTTGAGGATGATGCTCGGCAAAATCATAAATTTTCGGAACAATCCCACTTGTTGAAACAGTAATATGACGTGCTCCAATATTTAACCCTTTATCATCATTAATAATATTAATGAATCGAGTTAAATTATCATAATTTTCAAATGGTTCTCCAATTCCCATCACAACAATATGACTAACACGACCTTCTGTTTCATCTAAGTATTGTTGAACACGTAAAACTTGTGCTACAATTTCCCCTGCCTCTAAATTACGTTTTAAGCCGCTTAAGGTAGAAGCACAGAACTTACATCCAATGCGGCACCCAACTTGTGTCGTCACACAAACAGAATAACCATAGTTGTGACGCATTAACACCGTTTCAATTAAGTTTCCATCTGCTAATTCAAATAAAAACTTTGTTGTTCCATCACTTGCGATTTGTTTTTTACGTTCTGATAAGGTTGTGAAATCAAATGTTTCACTTAATAAATGTTTTAAATCTTTCGGTAAATTACTCATCTCATCAATTGATGGCACACGTTTTTTATATAACCAATCAAAAATTTGTTTCGCACGAAACTTTGGTTGGTTATTGGCTACTAACCAATTCTGCCAATCTTCAATATTTAAACTAAAAATGGATTTAAACTCCATATTAGCACCACCATTTCTACTAAATTCGTTAAAGTCATTGCTGTGTCAGTCATCTATCTATATAGAAACAGATCAATCATTTACATTGCCTAACTCAAAGTTATAGTCTTAAACTATCCTAAACTAAGGCTAACGCCAGAAATAATCACGTTTACCGATGTAAAAAAACGACTGTTTCTTCTATATATTATCCTGCTAAAACACAGATTCTCATGCAATCATTTCTGAAATTAAGCTTGGCGCTTTAAGCAAGCAATAAAGAAACCATCTGTTTGATAATCACCTGGGAATAATTGAACCATTCCATTTTTCGTTTGCTCGTGTAAAACCTCTGGAAGTCGATTGACTAATGTTGGATCGAGTTCATATTCTGGATGTTGTGCTAGGAATTGCTCAACCATTTTGTCATTTTCTTTACGATTTACGGTACATGTACTATAAACCAGTGTTCCCCCTACTTTAACTAATGGGGCAACTGTATTTAAAATTTTCTTTTGAATCATCATGATTTCATCTAAATCCGAAGGTTGTTTCGTAATTTTAACTTCTGGATGACGTCTTAAAATACCTAATCCTGAACATGGAGCATCAACTAAAACGGCATCAAAGCTATCTGACTCATAACGTTCATTTAAAGTTGTTGCATCTTGCAATGTCGCTACGACGTTTGTTAACCCTAAACGTTTCACATTATCTTTGATTAATTTAATTTTATGCTCATAAACGTCATGGGCATAAACCGTTCCTGTTTGACGCATTAACTCTGCTACATGTGTCGTTTTTCCACCAGGTGCTGAGCATGTATCTAATACTTTCGAATGATGTTTTGGTTTTAACGCACGTGCGACTAGCATTGACGATTCATCTTGAACATAGAACCATCCTTGCTCAAAAGCCTTCGTCTTAATCACATTACCTTTTAAAATAAGTAGTGCATCTTGGCTCAAATTACCATACTCACATGTGATGCCTTCCGATTCAAGTTTTTGCTTTAATTCTTCACGTGTTCCACGAACACCATTGACACGAATCGTCACATTGACACGCTCATTATTAGCACGAGCCATCTGAATCGTTTTTTCCCAACCGAATTGCTTACTCCACAATTTAATCAACCAAAGTGGATGTGACGTTTCAACCGCCAAACGCTCCGCCTCATCTTTAATCGTATCAA is a window from the Turicibacter bilis genome containing:
- the rlmN gene encoding 23S rRNA (adenine(2503)-C(2))-methyltransferase RlmN, coding for MEFKSIFSLNIEDWQNWLVANNQPKFRAKQIFDWLYKKRVPSIDEMSNLPKDLKHLLSETFDFTTLSERKKQIASDGTTKFLFELADGNLIETVLMRHNYGYSVCVTTQVGCRIGCKFCASTLSGLKRNLEAGEIVAQVLRVQQYLDETEGRVSHIVVMGIGEPFENYDNLTRFINIINDDKGLNIGARHITVSTSGIVPKIYDFAEHHPQVSFAISLHAPTDELRTQLMPINRAYPLEKLMEAAKFYVNKTHRRITFEYGLIKNVNDTVECATKLADLLKGMNCHVNLIPVNYVPERGFDRTPIEHIEQFEKTLKKRGINATVRRELGSDIDAACGQLRAKEGAL
- the pknB gene encoding Stk1 family PASTA domain-containing Ser/Thr kinase, yielding MIIGTTINSRYDIKMLIGDGGMANVYLAYDRTLKRHVAIKMLRYELSKDERFIKRFKRESAQVINLDHPNIVHVYTVGDYKQQPFIVMEYVKGKTLKDYLREHGALEPQTVIHIMTQLAEGVLYAHQNNIIHRDLKSQNIMITDDQVVKITDFGIALSSNEADMTQTNTIMGSVHYLAPELARGNLATERSDIYALGIILYELLTGDVPFKGEGAVNIALQHLEAEMPSIKLVKEELPNSLDNIISRCTCKLPSDRYHSVDELLIDLNSALTTERVDEPLLSESIKDEALEKTMVMSDLKKEVSEEMAKKSKKKRKGRKGKKFDFLNSALLVSFTVFLICAITLYYVIIYRPATHKVAEVYVPDVSTMTVTEAEKELKDIGLKYAKVIYIEDENYEDGDVFKTSPAIGTRVKVKSSVTLYVAKTPEKSSSTRQE
- a CDS encoding Stp1/IreP family PP2C-type Ser/Thr phosphatase, with the translated sequence MFDQMCYKTDVGKIRPHNEDAVKIYKNQHCSIIVVADGMGGHEAGEVASAMVLKTIEQYFNEDLTFDDSEILRKWLKKILHQVNQDILTYIEDHHISHGMGTTAIVTVMTKSFIAFAHIGDSRAYLLSHHQLRQITKDHTFVRKLVEEGKLSEQEAKNHPHRNIIMNALGVNKELKFDYLVLEHYQLDAILLCTDGLTSMVDDQEILAILSKQTSTEEKVNLLIEVANRNGGKDNISVALCERLEGSDSL
- the rsmB gene encoding 16S rRNA (cytosine(967)-C(5))-methyltransferase RsmB — its product is MANARELALQTLTDILIDGAYSNHALSEQIEKNELTVQDKNFMTELVYGTLQHEQLLNFYVTPFFNGKVKAWVRILIQMTLYQMLFLDSVPEHAAISEAVKIAKKRGGQFNGKLVNAILREMTRTPLPSLDTIKDEAERLAVETSHPLWLIKLWSKQFGWEKTIQMARANNERVNVTIRVNGVRGTREELKQKLESEGITCEYGNLSQDALLILKGNVIKTKAFEQGWFYVQDESSMLVARALKPKHHSKVLDTCSAPGGKTTHVAELMRQTGTVYAHDVYEHKIKLIKDNVKRLGLTNVVATLQDATTLNERYESDSFDAVLVDAPCSGLGILRRHPEVKITKQPSDLDEIMMIQKKILNTVAPLVKVGGTLVYSTCTVNRKENDKMVEQFLAQHPEYELDPTLVNRLPEVLHEQTKNGMVQLFPGDYQTDGFFIACLKRQA